The genomic region ATGGCGTGCCGGGTTACGCCTCCCAGACCGCCGCGCTCGTACGGTCGTCGGCGTACCCCTTGACCCTCAGCTGGGTGTCGGCCAGGTAGGCGGGCAGCCCGGGCGGGCCGCCGGCTGTCCAGCGCCGCGCGAGCTCCTCGGCGAGCGCCGGCTCCCCGCGCATGGGGTCGGCCAGGCCGTTTCCGCAGAGCAGCAGCGTGTCCCCCGGCCGTGCCACGGAGGCACGGAAGCGGAAGGGTTCCGCGGGCGGCGGCGGGCTCCCGGCGTACGGGGGCCGGGCCGTGGTGATCTGCAGGTCCAGCGTCAGCCGGTCCCCGCCGGGACTCTCCTCGCTCACCTCTCCGCCGGTCGCGGGGAGCGCGGGGTCGAGGTCCTTCCAGACCCCGTCGCGCAGGCGGAAGAGGCCGCCGGGCCCGATGCCGAAGAAGACCCGGGTACGGCACTCGGGGTCGGCGGACAGCAGCAGACAGCGCAGGGCGGCGCTGTACGCGGAGGGTTCGAGGCCCATCTCGGCGGCCCGGGCGCGCAGCTTGCCGTAGGTGCGGTCGGTGAGGCGTTGCAGCCCTGCCTTGAGGTCACCCCTGCGTCCTGCCCTTATGTCGTGGGAGAGCCGGGCATGACTGCGGGCGACGGATCCGCCGATCCAGCGACAGGCGTCGGCGGCGGCGAGGCGGGTCTGTTCCGTCCCCCGGGCACCGCCCGCCACCGCGACGAGGACCAGGGCGCTGTCCCCGGCGCCGAAGCGGGCGGTGAGCAGGGCGTCGCGGCGGGGCTCGCCCCGGAAGCGCGCCGAGTCGCCCCGTACGGACGCGGCCCGCAGGGTGTACGTCCCGTAGGTGGCGCCGTCGAGGACCGTGTCGGGGACGAGGCCGTCGAGGTCGTCGGGGCCGGAGGCGGGCAGCGCGGACGGCTCGGCGTCGTAGGTGGGGGGCCGGTCCCCGACGTGGACGACGGCGGGGCGTACCGGCGGGGCCCCGGGCGGCTCCTGCACGGCGGGCGGCCCGGCGGCCGGCGCCCGTACCGCGAAGGTCCGCGGCTCGGGCGGTCCGGTGGGGGCTTCCCAGGGGGCGCGCCCCACCGCGACGGTGCGCGCGGGCGGGGGCTCCGGCGCGGGCGGCGGTGCCGGGGGCCCGGGCGCGAGGTCCGCTTCCGGCAGGCGCGGGTCGGGCAGCGGCACCACCGTGACCGGGTGGTCCACCTGGTCCGTCTCCGGTCCGCCCACGGCGTCCGACGCGGAGTCGAAGCGGTCGTCGACACTGTCGGCCGCACCGCTCGGCCCGGTGTCCGGCGCGGTCTCGTCGTACAGCGCCCCCCACCAGTCGTCCTCGTGGGCGGCGGGCTTCTCCCCCTGCTGGCTCATGACCGTATTGTCGACCGCTCGCGGCGTACGAAACCGGGTCATCCGGAAAAGTGGCCCGGAAGTGGCTCGGGAGATGACCCGCCAGGCGTCCCCACCCCCCACGGGAAGGTCGCCCGGCGGGCCGGTCTGTGGGCTCGGCCCGCCGCCCGTCGGGCGGGCGTCGCTACGGTGGCGCCAGATTGTCAGAGAGACGGGTACCACGGGGCATGATGGGCCCGGCGGGTTTACGCCGTGGCTCTTTCCCGCCACCGCGCACCCCGCCCGACGGGCGCGGAAACGCGCGAGCACGGAGCCGGGGAGGGCCGAGGATGCTGTCAGCGATAGGTCTCGACGAGAGACAGGAAGCGGCCTACCGGGCGCTGGTCGCGGCCGGCGCCGCCGAGCTCTCCGACCTCGCGCGCCGGCTCGCCCTGCCGGAGGCGGACACCGAACGCGCGCTGCGCCGGCTGGAACAGCAGGGTCTCGTGGCCCAGTCGTCGTCGCGGGCGGACCGCTGGGTCGCCGCGCCTCCCGGGGTCGCCCTGGGCGCGCTGCTGACCCAGCAGCGCCATGAGCTCGAACAGGCGGAGCTGGCGTCCGCGCTGCTCGCCGAGGAATACCGGGCGGAGGCCGCCGAACCCGCCGTGCACGACCTGGTGGAGGTGGTGACGGGTGCGAGCGCGGTGGCCCACCGGTTCCACCAACTGCAACTGGGCGCCACGTCCGAGGTCTGCGCGCTGGTCACGGGGAAGCCGATCGCGGTCACCGGAATGGAGAACGAGTCCGAGGAACGGGCGGCGATGCGCGGTGTGTCCTACCGCGTGGTCGTCGAACGCGACGTGCTCTCGCTGCCGTCCGGGATCGTGGAGCTGTCGGCGGCGCTGGGCCGGGACGAGCAGTGCCGGGTGGTCGACCGGGTGCCGACGAAGCTGGTGGTGGCCGACGCCGCGCTGGCCATGGTGCCGCTGACCGGACGGGGGGCCGAGCCCGCCGCCCTGGTGATCCACGCCAGCGGGCTGCTGGAGTCCCTGATGGGCCTCTTCGAGGCGGTGTGGCGGGACGCGATGCCGTTGCGGCTCGGCGGGAGCGGGATCCACGAGGAGAACGGGCCGGGCGCCGATCCGACCGATCTGGAGATCCTCTCGCTGCTGCTGGCGGGCCTGACGGACGCGAGCGTGGCGAAGCAGCTGGACCTGGGGCTGCGGACGGTGCAGCGGCGCGTGAAGGGGCTGATGGAGCTCACCGGGGTCACCACCCGGCTACAGCTCGGCTGGCACGCGTACGAACGTGGCTGGGTGGCCCGCGCCCCGCGCTGACCGCGGCTTCGGCAGCTCCTCGGGACAGCGCTGACGGGCGGGACCCGGCGTACTCCGGCACGCTGGTCGAATGAGTGTGTGGCAGCTCGTTGCCGTCGGGGCGGTGATGCTGCTCGGCCTGGTCGGCGTACTGGTGCCGGGCGTGCCCGGGCAGGCGATCGTCTGGGCGGCGGTGCTCTGGTGGGCGCTGACGGACCCGACCCCGGTCGCCTGGGGCGTGCTGATCGGCGCGACGTGCCTCCTGCTGCTGAACCAGGCGCTGAAGGCACTCCTGCCCGCGCGGCGCCCCCGCGAGTCGGGGGCGCCGCGCGGGACGCTGATGGCCGGCGGGCTCGCGGCGATCGCCGGCTTCTTCGTCGTCCCGGTGGTGGGCGGGATCCTGGGATACGTGGGCGCGGTCTACGGCGCCGAGCGCCTGCGCCTCGGCAGCCGGGCGGCGGGCTGGACCTCGCTCCGGTCCGTGATGCGGGCGACGGGGTACTCGGTGCTCGTGGAGCTGTTCTGCTGTCTTCTGGCGGCGGGGGCGTGGCTGGGTGCCGTCATCTGGGGCTGAGAGCGGGAGGGGGCCGGAACTCCGTCGCCGCCCCGGCCCCCTCCCGCTGCTCTCGCTAACGCGTCCTGCCGCGCTTCATCGCCATGGCCGCCCGGCCCTCCGCTCCCCTGCGCTTCCACTCGCGCAGGGTCTCGGAACGCAGCCGGGCATCCGTCTTCGCGACGATGCGGTGGTTCTCCCGGAGCAGCTTGCGGTAGCTGTCGAGACGCCGTTCGGGCAGCGACCCGTCCTCGACGGCGCCGAGCACGGCACAGCCGGGCTCGGCCTCGTGGGCGCAGTCATGGAAACGGCACTGCCGGGCCAGGTCCTCGATCTCCGAGAAGACCTGGCCGACGCCGGCCTCCGCGTCCCAGAGACCGACCCCCCGCAGCCCGGGGGTGTCGATCAGGACGCCACCCCCCGGCAGCACGAGGAGGTTGCGTGTGGTGGTGGTGTGGCGGCCCTTGCCGTCCACGTCCCGCGCCGCCCGCACCTCCATCACGTCCTCGCCGAGCAGCGTGTTCGCGAGGGTCGACTTGCCGGCGCCGGAGGTCCCGAGCAGCACACTCGTGCCGCCGCCGACGATCGCGCCGAAGACGTCCACGCCCTCCCCCGTGGCGGAGCTGACGGGGAGCACCTGGACCCCGGGGGCGATGCGCTCGATGTCCTCGACGAGGTGGGACAGCGTCGTGGCGTCGGGGACGAGGTCGGCCTTGGTGAGCAGCACGAGCGGGTGCGCCTCGTACGCCTCGTGACCGGCAGGGCGGCTCGCGTCGCCGAGCAGAGCGGCGCCGGCGGTGCTGGACATGGCCAGCGCCAGGAACCGTTCCAGCCGTCCGAGGTCCAGCTCGACGGCGAGCGAGACACAGATGACGATGTGATCGATGTTGGTGGCGAGCACCTGGCCCTCGGAGCGCTGCGACGACGTCGAACGTACGAAGGCGGTGCGCCGGGGCAGGAGCGTACGGACGAACTGCGGGTCGCCGTCGGGATCGACGGCCACCCAGTCACCGGTGCAGACGATCCGCATCGGGTCGCGGGGCACCACGAAGGCGGTGTCCGCCCGGAGGGTGCCGTCCGGAGTGACCACGTCGCACTGACCGCGGTCGACCCGCACCACGCGTCCCGGCAGGAGTCCCTGCTCGGCGTACGGGGCGAAGGTGTCGGCCCATGCGTCGTCCCAGCCGTACGGGGCCAGCGGATGCGACGGGGTGGAGGCCTGGGAGATGGAGAAAGACAAGGGAAACCCTTCACAAGGGCGGCCCCGGCACCGCGCGTTCAGGCGCGGAGAAGGATGAAGGTCAGCCGGTGGCCACGGGGGTGGGAACGATGCACTTCGGGTCGTGGGCAGCGCCCACCGCAACGACAGTCATCAATGTCCTCACCTCCTGGTTCCTCGAACTGGGCACACCTTAGCCCGACGGCTCCCCGGGCAGTCAACGGGTTTTCCGGACTGCGCTTCGCGTGCGGCGTATTGGACCGGGTTGGCAGAGATATTCCCCGATCAGGTGATACGCGTGCACAAGGACCGGTCTCGGGCCGTTAGGGTGCCGGACATGACCTCACCCAATGCCGCCACCGCCCCTTTCTCCCCTGCCCAGTTGGGCACCCAGATCCTGATCGGCTGGAGCGGGTCGAATCCCGGAACAGGACGTGAGACCGCCTTCCTGCTCACCTACACCCTCGGCGACGCTCCGGGCGGGCCGGAGGCCGGCGAGAGGGCCATGCACACCGCCCTGAAGCGCAGCGGCCTGCGGGTCGGGGGCGAGACCCTGGACGCCTCGGACCTGCCGAACCTTCCGGTGAAGCTGCTCATCCAGGCCGGGCAGGCCGTCCTGACACTGCCTCACTTCACGGCGCAGTACACCGTCCCGCCGGAGTGGCTGGCCGCGGCACGGTCGGAAGGCACGGTGCACGGGATGTTCGCCACGCGCCCCTGGCCCGCGGCCGTCCCCGGGCAGCCGGTCGGCGAGGATCTGCTGCGGTCCTTCGTGGGCGACCCCGAGGTCATCAGCACCTCCGCCCACTGCCTCATGCCGGTACGCAGCCTGGGCTGACCCGCTCCCCTCGTGCGAACGGTGCCCACCACCCCCCGTGGAGTGGTGGGCACCGCCGTGTGCTCCGTACAGCCGAATGCGGGCGGCCCTCAGGCGATACGCCCGGGAGCCGCCCGCATTCGATGGTGTCAGTTGTTGCCGACGCCGTTGCCCGAGAGCACCGGGATGTCGTTGAGGATGTGCGACAGCGGCTCGTCACCCTTGGCCTGGGTGGAGTTGTCCGCGCACTGCTGGTTCTGCGGGTTGGACAGGACGTTGACGTCCTGGACCGCGATCGGAATGATGCCGATCAGCGAGCCCACGTTGGCCTTGACCGGCAGAGCGATGCAAGGCTTGTTCAGCGAACCCTGGACGAGGCTGAGCTGCGGGCTCTGGTCACCCTTGGTCTCGCTGTTGCCGTACTCCGCCTCGGCACCGTTGCCGTTGACCGTGGTGGTGCCCTGGTCGTTGCCGATCGCCATGGCCGAGGGGGCCGCGGCGGCGGAGAGGCCGATCAGGGACACAGCCACAGCGGCGGCGGCGGTCATCTTCTTCATTGCGCTTCACCTTTCGGAGCGTCCCGTTGTGGAACGTACTGTTAACCGAAATCGGAGGGTTTGGTTCCGCTACACCACTCGAACGAGTTGGATCACGTTCCCGGTCGACGTGGACCGCTACCCGCGCCACTCCTCCGCGCGGGCTGCGGGGACGAACACGCCCTGCCTGTCCCGTGCGGAGCCGCGGGTCACCGGCGGCCCGGGAGACGCGTCCACGCGGCCCGGACCGGCGTCGTGCCGTGCCGCTTCCCGCCATTCGGCGAGCAGCCGGTCATAGATGGGCGTGGAGCTCTCCGGCGACCGGTCGCGGCCGGGCGCGTGATGACTGTCGTACGGGTCCATGAGGCGCACCTACCCGGCGGCGCGCCTGCTGTGGGCCGGGAGTGCGGCAACCGGCCCAATTCCCGCACTATCGGGCTACCCGACGTGCGGACCGGCGGGCGACCGACCGGACGCGGACAGGCGCGTGGGGCCGCTTCGTCCCCGCGGCCGACCGAGGTCGGCCGCGGTACGGACGGAACAGCCCCACACGTCTTCACGAACTACGACGAGGCGGGAGACCGTGCACCCTGGCCGGGAATGGCGCAGGGGAAGCCGGATTCGCGCGGTGTCAGTTGTTGCCCGCGCCGTTGCCCGAGAGCAGCGGGATGTCGTTGAGGATGTGCGACAGCGCCTCGTCACCCTTGGCCTGGGTGGAGTTCTCGGTGCACTGCTGGTTCTGCGGGGAGGACAGGACGTTGATGTCCTGGACCGAGATCGGGACGAGCCCGAGGAGCGAGCCGACATTGGCCTTCGCGGGCAGCGCGATGCAGGGCTTGTTGAACGAACCCTGGATCAGGCCGATCTGCGGGCTCATGTCGCCGTGCGTGCTGCTGTTGCCGTAGTACTGGTCGGCACCGTTGCCGTTGACCGACGTCGTGCCGTGGTCGTTGCCGACCGCCATGGCCGAGGGGGCCGCGGCGGCGGAAACGCCGGCGACGGATGCGGCTACTGCCGCGGACGCCAGAATCTTCTTCATCATGAAACGTGCC from Streptomyces sp. QL37 harbors:
- a CDS encoding DUF5949 family protein, which gives rise to MTSPNAATAPFSPAQLGTQILIGWSGSNPGTGRETAFLLTYTLGDAPGGPEAGERAMHTALKRSGLRVGGETLDASDLPNLPVKLLIQAGQAVLTLPHFTAQYTVPPEWLAAARSEGTVHGMFATRPWPAAVPGQPVGEDLLRSFVGDPEVISTSAHCLMPVRSLG
- a CDS encoding DUF456 domain-containing protein, translated to MSVWQLVAVGAVMLLGLVGVLVPGVPGQAIVWAAVLWWALTDPTPVAWGVLIGATCLLLLNQALKALLPARRPRESGAPRGTLMAGGLAAIAGFFVVPVVGGILGYVGAVYGAERLRLGSRAAGWTSLRSVMRATGYSVLVELFCCLLAAGAWLGAVIWG
- a CDS encoding protein phosphatase 2C domain-containing protein, translated to MSQQGEKPAAHEDDWWGALYDETAPDTGPSGAADSVDDRFDSASDAVGGPETDQVDHPVTVVPLPDPRLPEADLAPGPPAPPPAPEPPPARTVAVGRAPWEAPTGPPEPRTFAVRAPAAGPPAVQEPPGAPPVRPAVVHVGDRPPTYDAEPSALPASGPDDLDGLVPDTVLDGATYGTYTLRAASVRGDSARFRGEPRRDALLTARFGAGDSALVLVAVAGGARGTEQTRLAAADACRWIGGSVARSHARLSHDIRAGRRGDLKAGLQRLTDRTYGKLRARAAEMGLEPSAYSAALRCLLLSADPECRTRVFFGIGPGGLFRLRDGVWKDLDPALPATGGEVSEESPGGDRLTLDLQITTARPPYAGSPPPPAEPFRFRASVARPGDTLLLCGNGLADPMRGEPALAEELARRWTAGGPPGLPAYLADTQLRVKGYADDRTSAAVWEA
- a CDS encoding LuxR family transcriptional regulator, producing MLSAIGLDERQEAAYRALVAAGAAELSDLARRLALPEADTERALRRLEQQGLVAQSSSRADRWVAAPPGVALGALLTQQRHELEQAELASALLAEEYRAEAAEPAVHDLVEVVTGASAVAHRFHQLQLGATSEVCALVTGKPIAVTGMENESEERAAMRGVSYRVVVERDVLSLPSGIVELSAALGRDEQCRVVDRVPTKLVVADAALAMVPLTGRGAEPAALVIHASGLLESLMGLFEAVWRDAMPLRLGGSGIHEENGPGADPTDLEILSLLLAGLTDASVAKQLDLGLRTVQRRVKGLMELTGVTTRLQLGWHAYERGWVARAPR
- the rsgA gene encoding ribosome small subunit-dependent GTPase A, with amino-acid sequence MSFSISQASTPSHPLAPYGWDDAWADTFAPYAEQGLLPGRVVRVDRGQCDVVTPDGTLRADTAFVVPRDPMRIVCTGDWVAVDPDGDPQFVRTLLPRRTAFVRSTSSQRSEGQVLATNIDHIVICVSLAVELDLGRLERFLALAMSSTAGAALLGDASRPAGHEAYEAHPLVLLTKADLVPDATTLSHLVEDIERIAPGVQVLPVSSATGEGVDVFGAIVGGGTSVLLGTSGAGKSTLANTLLGEDVMEVRAARDVDGKGRHTTTTRNLLVLPGGGVLIDTPGLRGVGLWDAEAGVGQVFSEIEDLARQCRFHDCAHEAEPGCAVLGAVEDGSLPERRLDSYRKLLRENHRIVAKTDARLRSETLREWKRRGAEGRAAMAMKRGRTR
- a CDS encoding rodlin, whose translation is MMKKILASAAVAASVAGVSAAAAPSAMAVGNDHGTTSVNGNGADQYYGNSSTHGDMSPQIGLIQGSFNKPCIALPAKANVGSLLGLVPISVQDINVLSSPQNQQCTENSTQAKGDEALSHILNDIPLLSGNGAGNN
- a CDS encoding rodlin, with protein sequence MKKMTAAAAVAVSLIGLSAAAAPSAMAIGNDQGTTTVNGNGAEAEYGNSETKGDQSPQLSLVQGSLNKPCIALPVKANVGSLIGIIPIAVQDVNVLSNPQNQQCADNSTQAKGDEPLSHILNDIPVLSGNGVGNN